GGCTTGATGCCTTTCGGCAATCTGCTGATGGGCTTGCTATCGGAGCATTTCGGTACTCCGGCTGCGCTCAGAACCGGCGCGATGGTAACCATCGCCGCTACGATCTTTCTGTTTATGTCGCGCGGGGAGATTACGAAGGCCTGGCAGGAGTATCGCACCACAACGGAAGCTTAGCCGGAACGCTTGCGAGGGCAATGCGGTTATGGTGGAAAAACCCTGACCGCCATGAGACGAGTGACCACATTGCTGGTTATGATGCTGACCGTGTTATCCGCTTGTCAGGCCTCACCGAAAGCTTCGCCAACGAAACCGGGCAACGCCATGAGCAACAATCATCCGCAGAATCCCTACTACTCCCGCACCGATACTACCCGGCTTGATTTGCCGAACGAGGTCTGGAAAAAGGTGCTCTCTCCTGAACTCTATGCCGTGGCCCGGCTTGCCGAAACCGAACGGGCTTTTACCGGCAAATACTGGAATTACGAAGGTCTTGGGACCTACTACTGCGCGGCCTGTGGCAATACCCTGTTCCGGTCGGATGCCAAGTTCGCCAGCACCTGTGGCTGGCCGAGCTTTTTCGAGACGGTACGTCCTGGCAGTGTCGCGTATCGTGAAGATACCTCGTTCGGCATGGTGCGTACCGAAGTGCTTTGCGGACGTTGCGGCGCGCACCTTGGTCACGTCT
The nucleotide sequence above comes from Chlorobaculum tepidum TLS. Encoded proteins:
- the msrB gene encoding peptide-methionine (R)-S-oxide reductase MsrB, with translation MSNNHPQNPYYSRTDTTRLDLPNEVWKKVLSPELYAVARLAETERAFTGKYWNYEGLGTYYCAACGNTLFRSDAKFASTCGWPSFFETVRPGSVAYREDTSFGMVRTEVLCGRCGAHLGHVFDDGPPPTGKRFCMNSICLDFEPDQPETAKPQ